From the Microbacterium thalassium genome, one window contains:
- a CDS encoding copper resistance CopC family protein, with protein sequence MLTDRMSSRLQTLILAGIAAALALVGAIATAPPALAHDDLVASDPVADSTVAELPAELTLTFSAEIADDEGANVVEVTDADGADLTDGTLTVRDNILTQPLTGTPSGQVTVLWKVVSSDGHPISGEFAFTVEEAQPTPVPTVTVTITPTPEPTASASPTASETPVPVEASGSSPWPWIIGIVIAAGLAAGVVYLIASRPRRAAAAEEGSDGASEGPAGR encoded by the coding sequence GTGCTGACCGACCGAATGTCCTCCCGACTGCAGACCCTGATCCTCGCCGGCATCGCGGCGGCCCTCGCGCTCGTCGGCGCCATCGCCACCGCACCGCCGGCCCTCGCGCACGACGACCTCGTCGCGTCGGATCCGGTCGCGGACAGCACGGTCGCGGAACTGCCCGCCGAGCTCACCCTCACCTTCAGCGCCGAAATCGCCGACGACGAGGGCGCCAACGTCGTGGAGGTGACCGACGCCGACGGCGCCGATCTCACCGACGGCACGCTGACGGTGCGCGACAACATCCTCACCCAGCCGCTGACCGGCACCCCGTCGGGACAGGTGACGGTGCTGTGGAAGGTCGTCTCGAGCGACGGGCACCCGATCTCGGGCGAGTTCGCGTTCACGGTCGAGGAGGCGCAGCCGACGCCGGTGCCGACGGTGACCGTCACGATCACGCCGACCCCCGAGCCGACGGCATCCGCCTCCCCCACCGCGTCCGAGACGCCGGTGCCCGTGGAGGCGTCCGGCTCGAGCCCGTGGCCGTGGATCATCGGCATCGTGATCGCGGCGGGCCTCGCCGCCGGCGTGGTGTACCTGATCGCGTCGCGCCCGCGTCGCGCGGCCGCCGCCGAAGAGGGCTCGGACGGCGCATCGGAGGGTCCGGCCGGGCGATAG